The Microbulbifer sp. TB1203 nucleotide sequence GGACGAGTGTATCGACTGCGCCCTCTGCGAGCCCGAGTGCCCCGCCAACGCCATCTTCTCCGAGGACGAGGTGCCGGAGGACCAGCAGGAGTTTATCGAACTGAATGCGGAGCTGTCGGAGATCTGGCCCAATATCACCGAGAAGAAAGACCCGCTCCCGGACGCCGCGGAGTGGGATGGCAAAAAGGGCAAACTGGACCAGCTGGAGCGCTGAACCGATCACTGAAAAGCCGTCACCGACGGCTTTTTTTCATTTTGGCCCAACAAGAACCAAAGCAAAATGAAAATCATTCCCACCGCAATCGCCGGCGGTGGGATAGAAAGCAAGGAGCAACTGTGAACACATTGGGATTCGACAGGGCGGCCAAATGGCTGGGACTGGCCCTGATACTGTCATCAGCGCTAGCCGTCGCTCTCTATCTGATCAGCAAAAGCGTCACCTGGCAGGCCTTCGGCGAGATCGTCCACCGGGTGGATACGCGGGAAAAAGTTGTCGCCCTCACCTTCGACGACGGCCCAAAGCCCGGCGCCACCGAAGAGCTGCTGCGGTTGCTGGACGCGCAGGGGGTAAAAGCCAGCTTCTTTTTGGTGGGCAAGTCCCTGGAGCGCAATCCGCAACAGGCAAAAATGATCGCCGAAGCCGGGCATCAGTTGGGCAATCACTCCTACAGCCACTCCCGGATGGTCTTTTTCGATTACCGACGGGTAGCCGAGGAACTGGAAACAACCGAGGCGCTGATCCGGCAGACGGGCTATCGGGGTGAGATCCTCTTCCGACCACCCTATGGCAAGAAATTGTTCAACCTGCCCCGCTATCTCGCCGATAACCGTATCACTACGGTCACCTGGGATATCGCCCCGGAAACTTTCGACGGCCCCATGCGGCGGCCGGAAGAAATCAGCAGCGCTATTCTCGAGCAGGTGCGCCCCGGTTCCATCATCCTGCTGCATCCTATGAACGGGTACCGGGAAACGGTGCAGCAGGCCCTGCCGGTAGTGATCGGGAATCTGCGGCAGAGAGGATTCCGCTTCGTGACCCTGTCCGAGTTGCTGGCGGAGGCGCAATAGTACTGCGGTATCCCTAACGCCACGCCTGGTATCAAAGGGGACTAAAAAACGGCTGCGCTTTGCCGGTGTCGCCCTGCCCAGTGGGCCAACGCTACTACTCGTGCTCAAGCCCCAGCATATCCGCAAAGCGGTTAAAGCCCGCGGTCATCTCCATCACCCCCAGGGCCTCCACTATTTCCTCGTTGCTCACCCCCACGTCCCGCGCCGCGTCCAGCAGCCGCTCGCCGTGGTCGTAGGGGGCGATATTGGCGTGGCGTGCGAGGTCGAAGAGTTCGTGTTCCCCGGGAGGATAGTGCACGTGCTCGGGGTAGGAGCGAATGCGCAACACCTCCTTCGGATCCACACCCAGTTCCTGCAGGGTGGTGCTGTGGAAGTAGATAGAGTAGTCGCAGCGATTGTCGGCGGAGACCACCAGGGCGATCCCCTCTTTCAGCTGCGCCGACAGGCAACCGTGCAACATCAGTGCCTTGAATTTGTCCCAGTTCGCCTTCAGCAAGGCTGGGTGGTGAGCATAGGCCCGGAACAAATCCGGCACCGAGCCCAGTTCATCCTCTATCTCCGCGAAGATTTCCTGAATCTCTTCATCTTCGGGGTCCTTTACCAGAGGGATACGGCTCATGGTTCACCTGCCTTCATCCAATTCACTTCGGTCTCAAACTTACTCACTTCCCGCCCGGCTGAAATACTGTATATAATCCCAGCATGCGAAAAATCATCCACTGCGACTGCGACTGCTTCTACGCATCGGTCGAAATGCGCGACGATCCGAATCTGCGCGGCCGGCCGCTGGCAGTGGGTGGCGCCAGTGACAAACGCGGGGTCATCTCCACTTGCAACTACGAGGCGCGCAGCTTTGGCGTGCGCTCGGCCATGCCCAGCGCCCAGGCGAAGAAGCTCTGCCCTGATCTGATTGTAGTACCCGGCAACATGAAAAAATATCGGGAGGTCAGCGGCCAGATCCGGGATATTTTCCTGGAATACAGCGATATCATAGAACCTTTGTCCCTGGATGAGGCGTTCCTGGACGTCAGCGACAGCGGGCACTGCCGCGGCAGTGCCACCCTGATCGCCGAGGAGATACGCCGGCGGGTACGCGAGGGGCTGGGGATCACCATCTCCGCCGGGGTGGCACCGAACAAATTCCTGGCCAAGATCGCCAGCGACTGGCGCAAACCGGACGGCCTCACGGTTATCGTGCCGGAGGCCGTGGACGAGTTCGTACTGCGCCTTCCGGTGCACAAGATCCACGGCGTAGGCCGGGTGACCGCGGAGAAGATGCACCGCCAGGGCATCCGCACCTGTGCCGATCTGCGCAACTACTCGCTGATCGAGCTGGTTCAGTCCTACGGCAAATTCGGCCGCCGGCTCTACGAGCTATGCCGCGGCATCGACGAGCGCCCGGTGGACAGCGACAGCTCACGCAAGAGCGTCAGTGTGGAACACACTTTCAACGAGGATCTCGTGGCGCTGCCCGACTGGCAGGAGCAACTCACCCAACTGTATATTCGCCTGCTGGAGCGGCTGGAAAATCTCGACGACCGCTACCGGATCAGCGGCGCCGCGGTAAAGGTGAAATACGGCGACTTCTCCCTTATGACCCAGGAGCGGGCGAGCCAGTCCTGCCGTATCACTGAATTCAAACATCTGTTGCAACAGTGCTGGGACAAGCGCGCGGAACCCATCCGCCTGCTGGGGGTCGGAGTGAAACTCAGGGATTTGCGCGCCGAGTTTGGCCCGGAGCAGTTACCCCTGCCGCTGCCCGGTGCGGAGCGCCTGTCCGCCTGAATCGGCACCCATTCCACTGCAAATCTGGCGCCGCCGCACACTTCGCAAACCCGGGCTCCAAATCCCCGGAACTATACTCACCAAAGCACCCGCTAAGGATCTGTTCGATGAAGAGAGTGCTCCCCAGCGCCCTGGTCGGCTGGTTTCTGAACTACGCCAGAACCCTGGAGCACCCGCAGCTGTTCAAATGGATCAGTGTCATTTTTCTGGTGGATTTATTGATTCCCGATCTGGTGCCATTTGTCGACGAAATATTACTTGGCTTGGCTGCACTGTTTCTGGGACGCTGGAAAAAAAGCCGTTCCGGAAAAGAGCCTGCGGAGAAGACCCCCGGTGCAGAGGAATCCCGGAGCGGATCGCACAGGAGGTAGCGGATCTCAACCGGCGCAGGAGGCGCGACTGAGTGTTCTGGAATCATTTCCAACAGCTGAGCGATGAAGCACTGCTCGACTACTACCACTCCACGCGCAATATCCGCGCCTTCCGCCTGCTCTACGCGCGCCACAAAGACAGTCTCTATCGCTATTGCAGCCAGATGAATCTCGCCGCCGCCGGCAGTGTGCTGGAGGAGCTCTGGAGAAATATTCTGGAACGCCCACCGCAACTGTACGGGCGGCTGCTGCGCAGCTGGTTGTTTATTCATGTAAACAAACTGTTGCATAACGCCACGGAGCAAAACCAGGATACGGTTGCGGAAGCACCCCTGCCGGGCAGCAAACTGCTCTCCGCGCTGCAAAACCTGCCGAGAATCGAGCGCAATATTTTACTGCTGCATATGGAGTGCCGGCTGCCACTGGCCACTATCGCAGACATCGAAAGAATTTCCCTGAAAAAGTGCCGGGAATACTATCGCAACGGCGGAGATAGACTCCAAACGCTCCTGAATGGATCGCGAAGACAACCCTGGCGGACGAAAGAGGTGGCAGTATGAGCGCGTGGGAAAATCACTACCGGGACGCAGTGGCGGAGATGATCTCCCCGGATTGCCTGGATGAAAAAATCCTGCAGCACGCCCGCCGGTACAAACCGCTGAAAAAAGACCATCGCTGGTTATCCAGGACCGCCAGCGGTTGCGCCGCACTGGCTGTGGTCGTGCTGTTGGCACACCCGGCCCAATACCTCGGCGCCCTCACCCCCGATGGACACGCGGTGGATACCCAGAGCGATCACATGGCCCGGTGGAGACGGAGCAGCGACCGCTTGCTGGAGAAAACCGATTCCTGGTATGCCCTGCGCAGCGAGGTGAAAGCGGGCAACTACGTCAACCTGTGCAACCAGTGGCGACGCCAACAGCGCAGCTCCGCCCTGGAAAAACTCCCCCGGGACCTGGAAGCAGCGGCCCGCAGCCACTGCCGCCTGCTTCCCACTCCCTGACGGCGGTAATTCCTATACGAATTGCATAAACAACCACTCGGCCACCAGTGCCGGCTTATCTCCGCCGTCGATCTCCATAGTGACCTCCAGCTTGAGCTGGTACTGGCCGGGGTTTTTCTCCAGGATATCGAGTACTTTTGCGCGCACCCGTACCCTGCTATCGACCTTGACCGGAGTGATAAAACGCACCTTGTCCAGACCGTAGTTCACACCCATCTGCATATTCTCGATTTCCACCTGCAGTTGTCCGGCAAAATACGAAAGCAGCGAGAGGGTGAGAAATCCATGGGCAATGGTACCGCCGAAAGGTGTCATTTTCGCCGCTTGCGGGTCCACGTGGATAAACTGGCGGTCCAGGGTGCATTCGGCAAAGGCGTCGACGCGCTGCTGGTCGATCAGCAACCAGTCGGTGGGTTGAGTGGTGTACCCAATATAGTCTCGGATTTTTTCTCGCGGAATCAGCGTCGACATTATTTTTTCTCCATATGGCGCTACTGAATCTTCGCAGAAGGCCGCGCCTTAAAAAGCGGAAACACCTCCGTCCACCGCCAGCGCCTGACCGGTGACGTAGCTGAGCGAAGGCGAGCAGAGCATCACCATGGCATTGACCACCTCCTCGGGCTCCGCCAGGCGTTTCATGGGGCAGCCGCTCGCCATCGAAGCCCGCAACTCCTCGCCGCTCACACCCGGAGGGGGTTCTATTCCGGTGACCATCGGCGTCAGGGTGAAAAACGGGCAGATGGCGTTGACGCGGATATTGTACCTGGCATTCTCCACCGCCGCGGTGCGGGTCAGCCCGATCACCGCGTGTTTGGCCGCGGAGTAAACACCGGCCTTCGGCGCGCCGCCGAGGCCGGCCAGGGAACTGACATTCAGAATAATACCGGAGCCCTGCGGCTTCATGGCTTTCAATTGATGCTTGAGGCCGAAGAAAACCCCCTTTACATTCACACTGTGCTGGCGGTCCAGCATCTCTTCATCCGCATCGTCCAGAAACGCCAGAGGCGGGGCGATACCGGCATTGTTGACTGCGATATCCAGGCGCCCGAAGCGCTCCCCGGCCAGCCCTACCAGTGCCGCACAGTCCTCCTCTGAGGACACGTCGCAGCGCTGTGCATGCAGTTCGATTCCCGCACCACCCAATTTATCCGCGGTCTGCGCCAGGCCGGCTTCGTCGATATCCCCCAGCACCAGGCGCGCCCCGCGACGGCCCAGCTCTCTAGCCAGCAACGAGCCGAAGCCGCTGGCCGCTCCGGTGATCAGCGCCACTCTGCCGGTAAAATCCAGCAATGGATCCCTGGACATATCAGATTCCTCCGCAAGCTGTCAGTCCGCCGTCCACCACCACACACTCGCCGGTGGTATAGCTGGAAGCGTCGGACACCAGGTAGAGCACAGTGCCCGCCATCTCCTCCGGTTCCGCATGGCGGTGCAGGGGAATATGGCCGATGGCGGTATTGTAAATTTCCTCATGGGAGAACAACGCACCGGCGAACCGGGTTTTGGTCAGCCCCGGCAGCAGCGCGTTCACACGGATATTGTACTGGGCACATTCCTTGGCAAAGGCCTTGGTCATATTGACCACCGCCGCCTTGGTAATCGAGTAGATTCCCTGGCCGGCGCCCGGCTGCAGGGCATTGATGGAGGCCGTGTTGACGATGCAGCCACCGCCCTGCTCGCGCATCATCCTGCCCGCCTCCACCGACATAAAGAAATAGCCGCGAATATTGACGTCCACGGTTTTCTGGAAAGCTCCCAGGTCGGTATCGAGAATATGGCCGAAATAGGGATTGGTCGCCGCGTTGTTGACCAGGATATCCAGCCGGCCGTGTCTTTCGCGAATATCCGCAAACACCCGCCCGATCTCCTCGATATCGCCGATATGGCAGGGCAGCGCCTCGGCGCTGCCGCCGGCCTCCACTATGGATTCCGCCACCGAGCGGCAGCCTTCGATCTTGCGGCTGGACACCAGAACATGGGCGCCCTGTTCCGCCAGCAGCCTGGCGATGGCCTCGCCGATACCGCGGCTGGCACCAGTTACCAGGGCGACTTTTCCTTTCAGGTCAAATAGATTGGTCGGCATAAATTTTCTCAGAATTCTTTCTTATCTGTAGGATGGGCAAAGCGCAGCGTGCCCATCACGGGATATCGATGGGCACGCTGCGCTTTGCCCATCCTACGAAACAGGTTCAGTACTCTTTCTCGATCATATTCAGTGCCATACGAGCCACTGGCTCCACCAGCGCCCCCAACCGCGCGGCATTTTTATTCGACGCAGTACCATCCCGGGCCCGCTTGGCCACGCCCTGGATAATAGCCGCCAGGCGGAAGAAGCTGAACGCCAGGTAAAAGGCCCAATTGTCGATTTTCCCGATGCCCATTCGCTCGCAATAGCGGGCCACATATTCGGCTTCAGTGGGAATTCCCAACCCATGGCGGTCCACTCCCATCAGTCCGGAGATCCTGTCGCCATCGGCGGGCATGCGCAGTTGCATACACTGGTAGGCCAGATCGGCGAAAGGGTGGCCGAGCGTGGAGAGCTCCCAATCGAGTACGGCGATAGCGCGCGGTTCGGCGGGGGCAAATATGATGTTGTCCAGGCGATAATCGCCGTGCACCAGCGCCACGCGGCCGTCGTCTTCTGGTAGCGCGCCCGACAGCCAGCCGATCAGTTCGTCCATGGCCGCAATTTTTTCGGTTTCGGAGGCGCGGTACTGTCCACTCCAGCGCTCGAACTGGCGCTGGAAATAATTGCCCGGGCGCCCGTAATCGGAAAGGCCCACAGTTTCCACATCCACACTGTGCAGCGCTGCCAGCACGCGGTTCATCTCCTCGTAAATCGCGCTGCGCTCCGCCCCGTCCACATCCGGCAGCGCGGCGTTCCAGAAGATGCGTCCCTCGCAGTACTCCATCACATAGAACAGGGAGCCGATCAGCTCCCGATCCTCACACAGGTGCAACACCCTCGGCACCGGTACATCGGTGCCGGCCAGTGCCCGCATTACGCGAAATTCGCGGTCCACCGCGTGGGCGGACTTCAGCAACTTCCCGGGCGGCTGTCGACGCAGCACATAAGTGCCGGATACCGCCTGTAACTTGAAAGTGGGATTGGATTGACCGCCGGAAAATTTATTGACTTCGAGCGGGCCACGAAAACCGTCGATACAAGCAGCCAGGTATTTTTCCAGCCGCTCCAGAGGCAAGTGGTCAACCGCATGCTTTTTGGACTGGATTTCCTCTGCCATAGGAGTTCCCCCTCAATCGCTTTTCGCACCGTAACGCGCCGCCAGATTTCGTCCGAGCTGCATCATATGCACCTGGTCCGGCCCGTCCGCCAGGCGAATGGTGCGCGCGTAGCTGTAGTGCTGCGCCAGGTTGTAGTCCTGGCTCAACCCGGCGGCCCCGTGGATCTGTATCGCCCGGTCGATCACATTGCAGGCCATCTGCGGCGCGACGATTTTGATCATCGAAATCAGGTCCCTGGCTGCCTTGTTGCCGTATCGGTCCATCCGGTCCGCGGCCTTCAGGGTAAGCAGGCGCGCCTGTTCGATTTCACAGGCGAATCTGGCAATATCCTCACGCACCGAACCCTGCCTGCTCATCGGCCGGCCGAACACCACCCGCTGCTCCGCGCGCCTGCACATCATTTCCAGCGCCCGCTGTGCCTGGCCCACCAAGCGCATACAGTGATGAATGCGTCCCGGGCCCAGGCGCCCCTGGGCAATTTCGAAACCGCGCCCCTCCCCCAGGATCAGGTTGTCCGCCGGCACACGCACATTATCGAAAACAATTTCCGCGTGGCCCTCCGGCGCATCGTCGTAACCGAACACGGTCATTGGGCGCACAATATTGACGCCGGGAGTGTCCACCGGCACCAGTATCTGCGACTGCTGCCGGTGGCGATCGGGATTGTCCGGGGCGGTCTTGCCCATCACGATCAGTATTTTGCAGCGGCGGTTGAGGGCGCCGCTGATATAGAATTTGTGCCCGTTGATCACGTAGTCGTCGCCGGTGCGCACAATAGAGGTTTCTATATTGGTGGCATCGGAGGAGGCGACTTTCGGCTCGGTCATGGCGAAGGCGGAACGGATCTCTCCAGCGAGCAGCGGTTTCAGCCACTGTTCCTGCTGCCGCGGACTGCCGTACCGGGCGAGCACTTCCATATTGCCGGTGTCCGGCGCGCTGCAGTTGAATACTTCCGACGAGAACAGCACCCTACCCATCTCTTCCGCCAATGGCGCGTACTCCAGGTTGCTCAGCCCGGCGCCGGAGTCCGAATCTGGCAGAAACAGGTTCCACAGCCCCGCCTCCCTGGCTTTGATCTTCAGCTCCGCGAGTATCGCCGGCTCGCCCCAGCGGTCCTCCTGCAACTGCCGATGAAACATGGCTTCCGCCGGATAGACATGGTCATGCATAAAGCACTTGAGGCGCTCCAGCAATTGCTTTGTCTTGTCGGAATACTCGAAATCCATTGCTATCCACTCCAGCTGGCTACAGGTAAATGGCCCAGGTCAAGAGAGCGGGACCTTCGCATCACGGTTATCGCTTAACTCAGCGCTATTCAGCTGTAGGTAATAAACTCCCGCCGCCCCTCGCGCTCCAGGTGCGGTACATGGTTGAAACTGTGCAGGCTGATACTGTCGGCACCGCAAAAGAAATGGCTCACTGCCGTGTTTTTGATCTGCATATTGAGTTTGGTCACCGTCTCGGCGTGGGCGCCGAGCACCTGGCGCACCATCATTGCGATGGCGCCGCCGGAGCTGACCACGAGGGTTTTCGCACCCCGCGGGCAGTCGCCAATCAACTTCAAGGCTTCCCCGATGCGCTGTTCGAACGCCTGCCAGCTCTCCACCGGGCTGATCTCCCCCTCGGCCCAGGCGAGCATCGCCTTCTTGAGAAAACGGTAATAATCGGAAGGGCCGGCGCCTTCGCCCGGCACAGACTGCGGATCGCGCTCGCCATAACTGCGCGTCACACTGTGAAAATCGAATTCATTCAGCTGGGGCGCCAGCTCCACCCGCGACACATCCAGATCCATTCCTTCGCAAATACCCTGTGCCGTCTCCCGGTGGCGCCGCAGATCGCCGCAGAGAATACGATCGAACCGCACCCCATCGCGCCAGTGCTCCCCCAGCCAGCGGGCCTGGCGCCAGCCGAGGTCGGACAACTTGTCGTAGTCGGCGGCACCAAAAGACGCCTGGCCATGGCGCACGGTATAGAACTCAGCCACTGTGATCCCCCTTCAGTTGCCTCACCCCAATGGCACTAAGTCAAGCGATAACCGTGATGCGAAGGGCCTGATGCCGGGGGCTTTTTGCGGGACTGTCTGCGAGAGGGACCTCGCGGACAAGCCTCCAGGGACGGATTAAGGGGGGGCGCCCAGCCCGTGTCCCGCAAAAAGCCCCCGGTAGCAGGGCCGCCAGGGTCCTTAACTCAGTGCCTCGTACCCTACCGCCGCTCATTGAATCATCAAAGTTTATTATGCGAATATCCAATCATTCACAGCGTTAATGATTGGTGACCACTGTGCAGCTGAAGCAGATGGATATGAACCTCTTCCTGGTGTTGGAGGCCATCTACAGCCAGCGCAACCTGACCCGCGCCGCGGAGCAGTTGCATATCACCCAGCCGGCGGTCAGCAATGCCCTGGCGCGCCTGCGCCGCACCCTGGATGACCCTTTGTTCACCCGTACCCCCGCCGGTATGCAGCCGACGCCGCTGACGGAGCGCATCATGCCCAGGGTCCGGCAGGCCCTCGCGCTGCTCGGCGGCAGCCTGAGCGAACAGCATCTGTTCGACCCGGCCACCGAGGAAAAGACGTTGCGCCTGTCCATGAACGACATGGCGGAAACCCTGCTACTGCCCCGACTGCTGGAACGGCTGCAGCAGCAGGCGCCGGGAATTGCGGTGGAATCCTATTACGTGCCCCGGGACCAGCTGGTCAAGGAGCTGGCCGCCAACACCCTGGATTTCGGCCTGGATATCCCTTTGGTCTCCGCCACCCAGCTGCACCAGCAGCGCCTGATCAACGATCGCTACCTGTGTATGCTGCGCGCCGGCCACCCACTCGCGGATCAGGCCAGCCTGACCCTGGATCAATACCTGCAACTGGAGCATATCCACGTCTCCAGCCGCCGCAGCGGGCCGGGGCTGGTGGATATCGCCCTGAACAAGCTGGGGCGCCGCCGCAGTATCAAACTGCGGGTACAGCACTACCGGGTGGCGCCGCTGGTGGTACTGCGCACCGACCTGGCGCTCACGGTGCCGGCCAGCCTGACCGACCAGTATCCGGCGCGGCTGTTCGAGCTGCCGTTTCAGATTCCGCAGATGGACTGGCACCTGCTGTGGCACAAGAACCAGCATGAAGACCCGGCGAACAAGTGGCTGCGGGGGCAGTTGATGGATTTGTTTGTCCCGTGATGAAGCACCGCTACGGCCGGAGATTGATCACTGATTTCGGCCGGATCGGTCACTGCCCCTCACTATTCCCCCCTGCTATTCTCCGCCACATCAATATGCAAAGAGTTGCATATACCTTTCCGGTCGTGACTAAAGAATGAGAGAACCGCCATGTCCCTCGCCTATCCCCACCTGCTGGCCCCGCTGGACCTGGGTTTCACCACATTGAAAAACCGGGTACTGATGGGCTCGATGCA carries:
- a CDS encoding DUF6116 family protein, producing the protein MKRVLPSALVGWFLNYARTLEHPQLFKWISVIFLVDLLIPDLVPFVDEILLGLAALFLGRWKKSRSGKEPAEKTPGAEESRSGSHRR
- a CDS encoding SDR family oxidoreductase, whose amino-acid sequence is MSRDPLLDFTGRVALITGAASGFGSLLARELGRRGARLVLGDIDEAGLAQTADKLGGAGIELHAQRCDVSSEEDCAALVGLAGERFGRLDIAVNNAGIAPPLAFLDDADEEMLDRQHSVNVKGVFFGLKHQLKAMKPQGSGIILNVSSLAGLGGAPKAGVYSAAKHAVIGLTRTAAVENARYNIRVNAICPFFTLTPMVTGIEPPPGVSGEELRASMASGCPMKRLAEPEEVVNAMVMLCSPSLSYVTGQALAVDGGVSAF
- a CDS encoding SDR family oxidoreductase, whose amino-acid sequence is MPTNLFDLKGKVALVTGASRGIGEAIARLLAEQGAHVLVSSRKIEGCRSVAESIVEAGGSAEALPCHIGDIEEIGRVFADIRERHGRLDILVNNAATNPYFGHILDTDLGAFQKTVDVNIRGYFFMSVEAGRMMREQGGGCIVNTASINALQPGAGQGIYSITKAAVVNMTKAFAKECAQYNIRVNALLPGLTKTRFAGALFSHEEIYNTAIGHIPLHRHAEPEEMAGTVLYLVSDASSYTTGECVVVDGGLTACGGI
- a CDS encoding polysaccharide deacetylase family protein produces the protein MNTLGFDRAAKWLGLALILSSALAVALYLISKSVTWQAFGEIVHRVDTREKVVALTFDDGPKPGATEELLRLLDAQGVKASFFLVGKSLERNPQQAKMIAEAGHQLGNHSYSHSRMVFFDYRRVAEELETTEALIRQTGYRGEILFRPPYGKKLFNLPRYLADNRITTVTWDIAPETFDGPMRRPEEISSAILEQVRPGSIILLHPMNGYRETVQQALPVVIGNLRQRGFRFVTLSELLAEAQ
- the dinB gene encoding DNA polymerase IV, producing the protein MRKIIHCDCDCFYASVEMRDDPNLRGRPLAVGGASDKRGVISTCNYEARSFGVRSAMPSAQAKKLCPDLIVVPGNMKKYREVSGQIRDIFLEYSDIIEPLSLDEAFLDVSDSGHCRGSATLIAEEIRRRVREGLGITISAGVAPNKFLAKIASDWRKPDGLTVIVPEAVDEFVLRLPVHKIHGVGRVTAEKMHRQGIRTCADLRNYSLIELVQSYGKFGRRLYELCRGIDERPVDSDSSRKSVSVEHTFNEDLVALPDWQEQLTQLYIRLLERLENLDDRYRISGAAVKVKYGDFSLMTQERASQSCRITEFKHLLQQCWDKRAEPIRLLGVGVKLRDLRAEFGPEQLPLPLPGAERLSA
- the fdxA gene encoding ferredoxin FdxA, producing the protein MTFVIGENCIKCKYTDCVEVCPVDCFYEGPNFLVIHPDECIDCALCEPECPANAIFSEDEVPEDQQEFIELNAELSEIWPNITEKKDPLPDAAEWDGKKGKLDQLER
- a CDS encoding LysR family transcriptional regulator, with protein sequence MQLKQMDMNLFLVLEAIYSQRNLTRAAEQLHITQPAVSNALARLRRTLDDPLFTRTPAGMQPTPLTERIMPRVRQALALLGGSLSEQHLFDPATEEKTLRLSMNDMAETLLLPRLLERLQQQAPGIAVESYYVPRDQLVKELAANTLDFGLDIPLVSATQLHQQRLINDRYLCMLRAGHPLADQASLTLDQYLQLEHIHVSSRRSGPGLVDIALNKLGRRRSIKLRVQHYRVAPLVVLRTDLALTVPASLTDQYPARLFELPFQIPQMDWHLLWHKNQHEDPANKWLRGQLMDLFVP
- a CDS encoding phosphotransferase; translation: MAEEIQSKKHAVDHLPLERLEKYLAACIDGFRGPLEVNKFSGGQSNPTFKLQAVSGTYVLRRQPPGKLLKSAHAVDREFRVMRALAGTDVPVPRVLHLCEDRELIGSLFYVMEYCEGRIFWNAALPDVDGAERSAIYEEMNRVLAALHSVDVETVGLSDYGRPGNYFQRQFERWSGQYRASETEKIAAMDELIGWLSGALPEDDGRVALVHGDYRLDNIIFAPAEPRAIAVLDWELSTLGHPFADLAYQCMQLRMPADGDRISGLMGVDRHGLGIPTEAEYVARYCERMGIGKIDNWAFYLAFSFFRLAAIIQGVAKRARDGTASNKNAARLGALVEPVARMALNMIEKEY
- a CDS encoding acyl-CoA dehydrogenase family protein, which encodes MDFEYSDKTKQLLERLKCFMHDHVYPAEAMFHRQLQEDRWGEPAILAELKIKAREAGLWNLFLPDSDSGAGLSNLEYAPLAEEMGRVLFSSEVFNCSAPDTGNMEVLARYGSPRQQEQWLKPLLAGEIRSAFAMTEPKVASSDATNIETSIVRTGDDYVINGHKFYISGALNRRCKILIVMGKTAPDNPDRHRQQSQILVPVDTPGVNIVRPMTVFGYDDAPEGHAEIVFDNVRVPADNLILGEGRGFEIAQGRLGPGRIHHCMRLVGQAQRALEMMCRRAEQRVVFGRPMSRQGSVREDIARFACEIEQARLLTLKAADRMDRYGNKAARDLISMIKIVAPQMACNVIDRAIQIHGAAGLSQDYNLAQHYSYARTIRLADGPDQVHMMQLGRNLAARYGAKSD
- a CDS encoding MaoC family dehydratase codes for the protein MSTLIPREKIRDYIGYTTQPTDWLLIDQQRVDAFAECTLDRQFIHVDPQAAKMTPFGGTIAHGFLTLSLLSYFAGQLQVEIENMQMGVNYGLDKVRFITPVKVDSRVRVRAKVLDILEKNPGQYQLKLEVTMEIDGGDKPALVAEWLFMQFV
- a CDS encoding histidine phosphatase family protein; protein product: MAEFYTVRHGQASFGAADYDKLSDLGWRQARWLGEHWRDGVRFDRILCGDLRRHRETAQGICEGMDLDVSRVELAPQLNEFDFHSVTRSYGERDPQSVPGEGAGPSDYYRFLKKAMLAWAEGEISPVESWQAFEQRIGEALKLIGDCPRGAKTLVVSSGGAIAMMVRQVLGAHAETVTKLNMQIKNTAVSHFFCGADSISLHSFNHVPHLEREGRREFITYS
- a CDS encoding peroxidase-related enzyme (This protein belongs to a clade of uncharacterized proteins related to peroxidases such as the alkylhydroperoxidase AhpD.), whose protein sequence is MSRIPLVKDPEDEEIQEIFAEIEDELGSVPDLFRAYAHHPALLKANWDKFKALMLHGCLSAQLKEGIALVVSADNRCDYSIYFHSTTLQELGVDPKEVLRIRSYPEHVHYPPGEHELFDLARHANIAPYDHGERLLDAARDVGVSNEEIVEALGVMEMTAGFNRFADMLGLEHE